One window of the Montipora foliosa isolate CH-2021 chromosome 4, ASM3666993v2, whole genome shotgun sequence genome contains the following:
- the LOC138001222 gene encoding uncharacterized protein, translated as MLDTSLVRRQVAFIYVLLLASANMVSTKAVCKCGNGEADSPTKQVVDYNVQFSESGELYNETIEVDTEKQTELFKVPAHGNVDHSNILHDFKMNMSMLLFPEKKICYLLPLQDELLSPRKLIDGLDNAEKISSKIKKTTIIDNKWIPSSELTDRSILSDELAMFCAKYPIYSVKKLEDSLTSMRIQTGGERHSITV; from the exons ATGCTAGAC ACTTCCCTCGTCAGACGTCAAGTGGCATTCATATATGTACTGCTTCTAGCCTCGGCAAACATGGTATCTACTAAAGCTGTTTGCAAATGCGGCAACGGCGAAGCAGACTCTCCGACTAAACAG GTTGTTGATTATAACGTTCAATTCAGTGAGTCTGGAGAACTATATAACGAGACGATCGAGGTGGACACAGAGAAGCAAACAGAACTGTTTAAAGTTCCTGCACATGGTAACGTGGATCACAGCAATATTTTGCACGACTTTAAGATG AATATGAGTATGCTGCTGTTTCCGGAAAAAAAGATCTGTTACCTTCTGCCCCTACAAGACGAGCTGTTGTCGCCAAGAAAACTCATCGATGGTCTTGATAACGCCGAG AAGATTAGCAGCAAGATCAAGAAGACGACAATTATTGACAACAAGTGGATACCTAGCAGTGAACTGACTGATCGGTCTATACTCAGCGATGAGTTGGCAATGTTTTGTGCAAAATACCCGATTTATTCCGTCAAAAAGTTGGAGGACTCTCTGACATCGATGAGGATTCAAACAGGCGGTGAGAGACATTCTATAACTGTCTAA